The genomic region CGATGTTCGGATGCGCGTTGCCCCAGCGCACCGGCGGCTTGCCGCTCGCGAGAAAGTTCGTGTTCATGTTGGCGAGCATCGCGACCTGCACGTCCAGCAGCGCCATGTCGATGTATTGCCCTTCGCCCGTCCGGTCCCGATGCGCGAGCGCCGCGAGCACGCCGACGGTCGCGTACATGCCGGTCATCAGATCGGCAATGGCGACGCCGGCCTTCTGCGGACCGCCGCCCGGCTGCCCGTCGCGCTCGCCGGTGATGCTCATGAACCCGCCGATGCCCTGAATGATGAAGTCGTAACCCGCGCGCTCGGCATACGGCCCGGTCTGCCCGAAGCCCGTCACCGAGCAATAGACGATGTCCGGCTTCATGGCCTTCAGCGACGCGTAGTCGAGGCCGTACTTTTTCAACTGCCCGACCTTGTAGTTCTCCAGCACGACATCGCTTCTCGCGGCCAGTTCGCGCACGATGCGCTGGCCTTCGGGCGTCGCGATATCGACCGTCACGGAGCGCTTGTTGCGGTTCGCCGCGAGATAGTACGCGGCTTCGCGCGTGTCCTCGCCGTCGGGCTTTTTCAGGTACGGCGGCCCCCAGTGACGCGTGTCGTCGCCCGTTTCGGGCCGCTCGACCTTGATGACGTCCGCGCCGAGATCGCTCAAGGTCTGCGCGCACCACGGACCCGCCAGCACGCGGGTGAGGTCGAGTACGCGGATATGGCTCAGGGCTCCCATTCGATGTGTCGCTCGCTTGAAGATGATCGGATGTCGTTTCGCGCGCTCGGCGCCGTATCCACGACTGTCGCATGAAACGCCGCGCGCGCGAAAGCGGGGCGAACCGCGATGCGAACCTCGGGTTCGGCGCGGGGCCGTTATCCGGCGGGCGCGCGCGGCGAATCCCGTATAATCGAACATTCCCTCGCCTGCCCGAAAGTCCCGTCGCAGGGCCCTTCCAGGCAACACCGAAAACCGCATCAAGAGAACGCAGAACGCGCCCGCCCAGCCATGAAAGCCGCCGAAATACGCGAGAAATTCCTGAAGTTCTTCGAATCGAAGGGCCATACGATCGTCCGCTCGTCGAGCCTCGTGCCGGGCAACGACCCGACGCTGCTCTTCACGAACTCGGGCATGGTCCAGTTCAAGGATGTTTTCCTGGGCGCCGAATCGCGGCCCTACACGCGCGCGACCACCGCGCAGCGCAGCGTGCGCGCGGGCGGCAAGCACAACGATCTGGAAAACGTCGGCTACACGGCGCGGCATCACACGTTCTTCGAGATGCTCGGCAACTTCTCGTTCGGCGACTACTTCAAGCGCGACGCTATCCACTATTGCTGGGAGCTGCTGACGAAGGTCTACATGCTGCCCGCCGGGAAGCTGACCGTCACCGTCTATCAGGAAGACGACGAAGCCTACGACATCTGGGCGAAGGAAATCGGCGTGCCGGCCGAGCGCATCATCCGCATCGGCGACAACAAGGGCGCGCGTTACGCATCGGACAATTTCTGGCAGATGGCCGACACCGGCCCATGCGGTCCGTGCTCCGAAGTGTTCTACGATCACGGCCCGGAAATCCGGGGCGGCCCGCCGGGGTCGCCGGAAGAAGACGGCGACCGCTTCATCGAGATCTGGAACCTCGTGTTCATGCAGTTCAACCGCGACGCGCAAGGCAACATGACGCCGCTGCCCAAGCAATGCGTCGATACGGGCATGGGCCTGGAGCGTCTCGCGGCGGTCTTGCAGCACGTTCACAGCAATTACGAAATCGACTTGTTCCAGAACCTCATCAAGGCCGCCGCGCGTGAAACGAACACGCCGGATCTGGAAAACAATTCGCTGAAGGTTATCGCGGACCACATCCGCGCGTGCTCGTTCCTGATCGTCGACGGCGTCATTCCCGGCAACGAAGGCCGCGGCTACGTGCTGCGCCGCATCGTGCGCCGCGCGATCCGCCACGGCTACAAGCTCGGCAAGAAGGGCGCGTTTTTCCACAAGCTCGTGCCGGACCTCGTCGCGGAAATGGGCGCGGCGTATCCCGAACTGAAAGACGCGCAGCAGCGCGTGACGGACGTGCTGCGTCAGGAAGAAGAGCGTTTCTTCGAGA from Caballeronia sp. Lep1P3 harbors:
- a CDS encoding CaiB/BaiF CoA-transferase family protein, which translates into the protein MGALSHIRVLDLTRVLAGPWCAQTLSDLGADVIKVERPETGDDTRHWGPPYLKKPDGEDTREAAYYLAANRNKRSVTVDIATPEGQRIVRELAARSDVVLENYKVGQLKKYGLDYASLKAMKPDIVYCSVTGFGQTGPYAERAGYDFIIQGIGGFMSITGERDGQPGGGPQKAGVAIADLMTGMYATVGVLAALAHRDRTGEGQYIDMALLDVQVAMLANMNTNFLASGKPPVRWGNAHPNIVPYQTFQTSDGWIIVAVGNDGQFRKFVAAGGRAQLADDARFAANPSRVRNRDVLVPILADMVREKGKHEWLAALEAAGVPCGPINDLSEVFEDPQVLARRMRIELPHPEGGAVKLVANPIKMSATPPEARTHPPMLGEHTVDVLSDVLGYDEARIAQLRAGKVI